In Rhizoctonia solani chromosome 7, complete sequence, one DNA window encodes the following:
- a CDS encoding Retrotransposable element Tf2 protein, producing the protein MSKSFLGAKANYNTHNKELLAIIKALEEWRIFLEAMDKPIQVFTDHQNLDNFNFEIYPCPRKQSGKPDALSRRSDYTDILQQPEVMLPTEVFANTSEEELKIVTEVCNKLREDPSLEPIIQFLTEDADNAPPSIRKAYRDYDWEEDLLWYQGKLVVLDSEILKEWLLREFHNSPLAGHPGQQRTLELLSCSYWWPGMKSSTKEWVECCPTCQSNQQAHAPVISLKPLEVLPFPFHTISYNFITGFPKSQGHNAILVVIDSFSKFGHFIPTTKKVTAKGLADLFITHVWKLHGLPVRTISDRGTTFTAPDHSDWATWLPLAEYTYNNAKHASTGKSPFELVYGRNPVMNPSNVPANVPKADQVADTLAKEWKEAKAALRMSKEKMTREKGTVPDYSVGKKVWLDGKNVVLRTNSNKLDPKQLGPFEVIEKISSHAYRLKLLETMKIHNVFYVGLLSKTHESPSQPFPNRPPPETIEGEEEYKVEKIIDSKRQQGKWFYLIKWKGYGPEDNSWEPEELLEHSQNEIKSFNQARLRKACDTAKSL; encoded by the exons atgtccaagtcattctTGGGAGCCAAAGctaattacaacacccacaataaaGAACTtctggccatcatcaaggcattggaagaaTGGAGGATCTTCTTAGAGGCAATGGATAAACCCATACAGGTATTCACAGATCATCagaacctgga caacttcaactttgagatctACCCCTGCCCcaggaaacaatcagggaaaccagatgcactATCCAGGAGGTCAGATTACACAGACATACTGCAacaaccagaagtcatgttaccaacagaagtctttgccaacacgtcagaagaagaactcAAAATTGTCACAGAGGTTTGCAATAAACTGAGGGAGGACCCTTCCCTTGAACCCATTATCCAGTTCCTAACTGAAGACGCAGACAACGCCCCTCCATCAATCCGGAAAGCGTATAGAgattatgattgggaagaggaccttctttggtatcaaggaaaaCTAGTAGTCCTGGACTCAGAAATCCTAAAAGAATGGCTGCTCAGGGAATTTCACAACTCTCCCCTAGCGGGCCATCCGGGTCAGCAGAGAACCCTTGAACTCCTAAGTTGTagctactggtggccaggcatgaagtCATCCAccaaagaatgggtggaGTGTTGCCCCACTTGTCAATCCAACCAACAAGCCCATGCTCCAGTAATTTCCTTGAAACCCCTTGAAGTCCTGCCATTCCCATTCCACACAATTTCATACAATTTCATCACTGGGTTTCCCAAGTCCCAAGGTCACAATGCCATACTAGTGGTCATAGATTCATTCTCAAAGTTTGGGCATTTTATCCCCACAACCAAGAAGGTCACCGCTAAGGGATTGGCAGATTTGTTCATCACCCATGTGTGGAAATTACATGGATTACCTGTTAGAACTATCTCAGACAGAGGAACCACGTTCACAG CTCCAGATcattcagactgggccacATGGCTACCTTTGGCGGAGTACACGTATAACAATGCCAAACATGCGTCCACTGGAAAGTCCCCCTTTGAGCTGGTTTACGGAAGGAACCCAGTTATGAACCCATCCAATGTACCGGCCAATGTCCCCAAAGCAGATCAAGTAGCAGACACTCTTGCcaaggaatggaaggaagccaaaGCAGCCCTTAGAATGAGTAAAGAGAAAATGACTAGGGAGAAAGGAACAGTACCTGATTACTCAGttggcaaaaaagtctggttaGATGGAAAGAACGTGGTACTTAGGACCAATTCCAACAAACTAGACCCCAAGCAACTAGGCCCCTTTGAAGTCATAGAAAAAATCTCTAGCCATGCGTACCGCCTGAAGCTCCTGGAAAccatgaaaatccacaatgtcttctatgtgggattaCTGTCCAAAACCCATGAATCCCCAAGCCAGCCGTTCCCAAAcagaccccctcctgaaacaatagaaggggaagaagaatacaaggttgaaaaaatcattgactcaaaaaggcaacaggggaaatggttctacctaatcaaatggaaa
- a CDS encoding Retrotransposable element Tf2 protein — protein sequence MRIHPVFHINLLTKFHPDPHGRDPPQPAPIITKEGEEEYEVEKILDSKWKGRGKTRKLWYLIKWKGYDEGSNSWEPIDNVANAKEAKEEFHKEYPDAVGA from the coding sequence atgcgcatacaccctgTGTTCCATATCAATCTTCTTACTAAATTTCATCCTGACCCTCACGGACGCGACCCTCCCCAACCTGCACCCATTATCACAaaagaaggagaggaggaatatgaggttgaaaaaatcctggatagcaaatggaaaggacgtGGTAAAACAAGGAAACTCTGGTATCTGATtaagtggaaaggatatgatgaaGGAAGCAATTCCTGGGAGCCAATTGATAATGTGGCCAATGCCAAGGAAGCAAAAGAAGAGTTCCATAAGGAGTaccctgatgcagttggagcttga